From one Conyzicola nivalis genomic stretch:
- a CDS encoding PHP domain-containing protein gives MTGPIDLHAHSSVSDGTETPSELVEAAVDAGLSAVALTDHDSTAGWAEAGAAASGTGLMVVPGMELSTNHGPASVHMLAYLFDPSDVNVLRETALIRDGRLHRAERIVERIAADYAITWDDVLAQSVDGGTIGRPHIADALVEKGFVTDRSAAFESILHWRSGYYEKYYAPSPLDGVKLIVAAGGAPVLAHPGTRGRDWVIDERNMAKLKNAGLFGLEVFHRDNTASGKERLFELAEMFDLAVTGSSDYHGEGKPNRLAENTTSPEVLEKLLATATGSRPF, from the coding sequence ATGACCGGACCGATCGACCTGCACGCCCACAGCAGCGTCTCCGACGGCACGGAGACACCGAGCGAGCTCGTGGAAGCGGCGGTCGACGCGGGCCTGAGCGCGGTGGCGCTGACCGACCACGATTCGACCGCGGGCTGGGCAGAGGCGGGCGCCGCGGCATCCGGAACCGGTCTTATGGTCGTTCCCGGCATGGAGCTGAGCACCAACCACGGCCCCGCGAGCGTGCACATGCTCGCCTACCTCTTCGACCCGAGCGACGTGAACGTGCTGCGCGAGACCGCCCTGATCCGCGACGGGCGGCTGCACCGGGCCGAACGCATCGTGGAGCGCATCGCCGCCGACTACGCCATCACCTGGGACGACGTGCTCGCGCAGTCCGTCGACGGAGGAACCATCGGCCGCCCGCACATCGCCGACGCGCTCGTCGAGAAGGGATTCGTCACCGACCGCAGCGCCGCGTTCGAGAGCATCCTGCACTGGCGCAGCGGCTACTACGAGAAGTACTACGCGCCGTCACCGCTCGACGGCGTGAAGCTCATCGTCGCGGCCGGGGGAGCGCCCGTGCTCGCGCACCCCGGCACCCGCGGGCGCGACTGGGTGATCGACGAGCGCAACATGGCCAAGCTCAAGAACGCCGGACTGTTCGGGCTGGAGGTGTTCCACCGCGACAACACCGCGAGCGGCAAGGAGCGCCTGTTCGAACTCGCGGAGATGTTCGACCTCGCGGTCACCGGATCGAGCGACTACCACGGCGAGGGCAAGCCGAACCGGCTCGCCGAGAACACGACGAGTCCCGAGGTGCTGGAGAAGCTGCTCGCGACCGCGACGGGCTCTCGGCCGTTCTAG
- a CDS encoding endonuclease/exonuclease/phosphatase family protein has protein sequence MFRRVLAAAVVVAVAAVLFVFAWPQFFGLQQTFGIAHVVSFRAAAALIAIALIVGLTLLALLARPVRRFFATLAVLLLAFTLVNAAVLSTRGFGDTAFETAGDSTVTVLSWNTLGDVPGAATVADLAIENDADILTLPETTKAFSLEVAALMKAAGRPMWVETTAFDQISKSRSTSVLWSADLGTYTVDESVGQTATLPTVVLRPDDGSGPTIISVHAVAPIPGEFRNWQADLDWLADTCAGENVIMAGDFNATLDHMSGLASSATTTLGDCADAALATGNAAVGTWPTTAPALLGSPIDHAMATENWRVSGMRVVQDQDGAGSDHRPLVAQFAPAG, from the coding sequence ATGTTTCGCCGAGTCCTCGCTGCCGCCGTCGTCGTGGCCGTCGCCGCGGTGCTGTTCGTGTTCGCCTGGCCCCAGTTCTTCGGCCTGCAGCAGACGTTCGGCATCGCCCACGTGGTCTCGTTCAGAGCAGCGGCGGCACTCATCGCGATCGCGCTCATCGTCGGTCTCACGCTGCTCGCCTTGCTCGCCCGGCCGGTTCGCCGGTTCTTCGCGACGCTCGCCGTGCTGCTTCTCGCGTTCACGCTCGTCAACGCCGCAGTGCTCTCGACCCGCGGCTTCGGCGACACCGCCTTCGAGACGGCGGGCGACTCGACCGTCACCGTGCTCTCCTGGAACACCCTCGGCGACGTACCGGGGGCCGCGACCGTGGCCGACCTCGCCATCGAGAACGACGCCGATATCCTCACCCTGCCCGAGACCACGAAGGCGTTCTCGCTCGAGGTCGCGGCGTTGATGAAGGCGGCAGGGCGACCGATGTGGGTCGAGACCACCGCGTTCGACCAGATCTCGAAGTCGCGGTCGACGTCGGTGCTGTGGAGCGCCGACCTCGGCACCTACACCGTCGACGAGAGCGTCGGCCAGACCGCGACTCTGCCGACGGTGGTGCTGCGTCCCGACGACGGGTCCGGCCCGACGATCATCTCGGTGCACGCCGTGGCGCCGATCCCCGGCGAGTTCCGTAACTGGCAGGCCGACCTCGACTGGCTCGCCGACACCTGCGCCGGCGAGAACGTGATCATGGCCGGCGACTTCAACGCGACCCTCGACCACATGAGCGGGCTCGCGTCGTCGGCGACCACGACGCTCGGCGACTGCGCCGACGCGGCACTGGCGACCGGCAACGCGGCCGTGGGAACGTGGCCGACGACCGCACCGGCGCTGCTCGGCTCGCCGATCGACCACGCCATGGCGACCGAGAACTGGCGTGTTTCCGGCATGCGCGTCGTGCAGGACCAGGACGGCGCGGGCAGCGACCACCGCCCGCTCGTCGCGCAATTCGCGCCGGCGGGGTGA
- a CDS encoding DEAD/DEAH box helicase has protein sequence MTFADLKVDQDMVDALATKGIVEPFPIQEQTIPMGLAGQDIIGQAKTGTGKTLGFGLPLLQELGLNPAPGVQALVVVPTRELCVQVAEDLTLAASNRSTTVAAIYGGKAYEGQVEQIKAGAQVIVGTPGRLLDLASQRMLSLKDIKVMVLDEADKMLDLGFLSDIEKLFAQTPTNRHTMLFSATMPGPIVALARRFMNKPIHIRATDPNEGLTQKNIKHVVYRAHSLDKDEVIARILQAEGRGKTVVFTRTKRAAAKLVEELNDRGFNAAAVHGDLNQDQRERAMVAFKAGKKDILIATDVAARGIDVNDVTHVINHTIPDDHDTYLHRAGRTGRAGKTGIAVTFVDWDDMHKWSLINKALEMGIPEPMETYSSSPHLYADLDIPADSKGRLKTAGPPRVREPQAASGSRDGGRGGRDGGQRSGGDRGGRPPRDSAAGGSNAPATTPAADGASRPPRSRNRSRTRRPSTPAAE, from the coding sequence TTGACATTCGCTGATCTCAAAGTCGACCAGGACATGGTCGACGCGCTCGCAACCAAGGGCATCGTCGAGCCCTTCCCCATCCAGGAGCAGACCATCCCCATGGGTCTCGCCGGACAGGACATCATCGGCCAGGCCAAGACGGGTACCGGTAAGACCCTCGGGTTCGGCCTCCCCCTGCTTCAGGAACTCGGCCTGAACCCCGCCCCCGGGGTGCAGGCGCTCGTCGTCGTACCGACGCGCGAGTTGTGCGTCCAGGTTGCCGAAGACCTCACGCTCGCGGCATCCAACCGCTCCACCACCGTCGCGGCCATCTACGGGGGCAAGGCCTACGAGGGCCAGGTCGAACAGATCAAGGCCGGAGCACAGGTCATCGTCGGCACGCCCGGCCGTCTCCTCGACCTCGCGAGCCAGCGCATGCTGTCGCTCAAGGACATCAAGGTCATGGTGCTCGACGAGGCAGACAAGATGCTCGACCTCGGCTTCCTCAGCGACATCGAGAAGCTCTTCGCCCAGACGCCGACGAACCGTCACACCATGCTGTTCTCGGCCACGATGCCCGGCCCGATCGTGGCGCTCGCTCGTCGCTTTATGAACAAGCCGATCCACATCCGCGCGACCGACCCCAACGAGGGCCTGACGCAGAAGAACATCAAGCACGTCGTCTACCGCGCGCACTCGCTCGACAAGGACGAGGTCATCGCCCGCATCCTGCAGGCCGAGGGCCGCGGCAAGACCGTCGTCTTCACCCGCACCAAGCGCGCGGCGGCGAAGCTCGTCGAGGAACTCAACGACCGCGGATTCAACGCGGCCGCCGTGCACGGAGACCTCAACCAGGACCAGCGCGAGCGCGCGATGGTCGCGTTCAAGGCCGGCAAGAAAGACATCCTGATCGCCACGGATGTCGCGGCTCGCGGTATCGACGTCAATGACGTGACCCACGTCATCAACCACACCATCCCCGACGACCACGACACGTACCTGCACCGCGCCGGCCGCACCGGCCGCGCGGGAAAGACCGGCATCGCCGTCACGTTCGTCGACTGGGACGACATGCACAAGTGGTCGCTCATCAACAAGGCGCTCGAGATGGGCATCCCCGAGCCGATGGAGACCTACTCCTCGTCGCCCCACCTCTACGCTGACCTCGACATCCCCGCAGACTCGAAGGGCCGCCTGAAGACGGCGGGCCCGCCCCGCGTCCGCGAACCGCAGGCGGCCTCGGGCTCGCGCGACGGCGGTCGCGGCGGTCGTGACGGCGGCCAGCGTTCCGGCGGCGACCGTGGCGGACGCCCGCCGCGCGACTCCGCCGCGGGCGGCTCGAACGCCCCCGCGACGACCCCCGCGGCCGACGGCGCCTCCCGTCCGCCGCGCAGCCGCAACCGTTCGCGCACACGTCGCCCGTCGACGCCCGCGGCCGAGTAA
- a CDS encoding aminopeptidase P family protein has protein sequence MADNTTDAPRATSNRSTTPVSTSFKDFISSGWAERPDATPEPREQTPFAAARRARVSALYAGKRVIVPAGSAKVRSNDTDYPFRAHSAFAHLTGWGADAVSGSVLVLEPTADGHDATLYFREAAGRDSDEFYANSDIGEFWTGPRPSLAHVAADLGLATANLDGFAAVLDAIDADTVVVREADRDITDQVDGRRLLAADSENVENDADLDLARDLSELRLVKDAYEIRQMRLAVDATKKGFDDVIADLGEIVAHERGERLVEGTFNRRARADGNTVGYDTIAASGPHACVLHWTRNDGPVVPGDVILLDAGIELESYYTADITRTLPVNGTFTEVQRRVYEAVREAADAAFAIVRPGIRFRDIHAEAMKVIAAKTAEWGLLPVTAEESLEPEAQYHRRYMVHGTSHHLGIDVHDCAQARRDLYLDGVIEAGMVFTIEPGLYFQPDDLTVPEEYRGIGVRIEDDILVTDSGAENLSIGIPRTADDVEAWLQG, from the coding sequence ATGGCTGACAACACGACCGACGCCCCGCGCGCCACCTCCAACCGTTCGACGACCCCGGTGTCCACGTCGTTCAAGGATTTCATTTCATCGGGATGGGCTGAAAGACCGGATGCCACGCCGGAACCCAGGGAGCAGACACCGTTCGCCGCCGCCCGTCGCGCCCGCGTCTCCGCCCTCTACGCGGGCAAGCGCGTGATCGTGCCCGCCGGCTCCGCGAAGGTTCGCTCGAACGACACCGACTACCCGTTCCGCGCCCACTCCGCCTTCGCCCACCTCACCGGCTGGGGCGCCGACGCCGTGTCCGGAAGCGTGCTGGTGCTCGAACCGACGGCGGACGGCCACGACGCCACGCTCTACTTCCGCGAGGCGGCCGGTCGCGACTCCGACGAGTTCTACGCCAACTCCGACATCGGCGAGTTCTGGACCGGCCCCCGCCCCTCGCTCGCACACGTGGCCGCCGACCTCGGACTCGCCACCGCCAACCTCGACGGCTTCGCCGCCGTGCTCGACGCCATCGACGCCGACACCGTCGTCGTGCGCGAGGCCGACCGCGACATCACCGACCAGGTCGACGGGCGCCGCCTGCTCGCAGCCGACAGCGAGAACGTCGAGAACGACGCCGATCTCGACCTGGCGCGCGACCTGAGCGAACTGCGCCTCGTGAAGGACGCCTACGAGATCCGCCAGATGCGCCTCGCCGTCGACGCCACGAAGAAGGGCTTCGACGACGTCATCGCCGACCTTGGCGAGATCGTGGCCCACGAGCGAGGCGAACGCCTCGTCGAGGGCACGTTCAACCGGCGCGCCCGCGCTGACGGCAACACCGTGGGATACGACACGATCGCGGCATCCGGCCCCCACGCCTGCGTGCTGCACTGGACCCGCAACGACGGCCCTGTGGTTCCGGGCGACGTGATCCTGCTCGACGCCGGCATCGAACTGGAGAGCTACTACACCGCCGACATCACGCGCACGCTGCCCGTGAACGGCACGTTCACCGAGGTGCAGCGCCGCGTCTACGAGGCCGTGCGTGAGGCCGCCGACGCCGCGTTCGCGATCGTGCGCCCGGGCATCCGCTTCCGCGACATCCACGCCGAGGCCATGAAGGTCATCGCTGCGAAGACCGCCGAGTGGGGCCTGCTGCCGGTCACGGCCGAGGAATCGCTCGAGCCCGAGGCCCAGTACCACCGCCGGTACATGGTGCACGGCACGAGCCACCACCTCGGCATCGACGTGCACGACTGTGCCCAGGCGCGGCGCGACCTCTACCTCGACGGGGTGATCGAGGCGGGCATGGTGTTCACCATCGAGCCCGGCCTCTACTTCCAGCCCGACGACCTCACGGTGCCCGAGGAGTACCGCGGAATCGGCGTGCGCATCGAAGACGACATCCTCGTCACCGATTCCGGTGCGGAGAACCTCTCGATCGGCATCCCGCGCACGGCGGACGACGTGGAGGCGTGGCTACAGGGCTAG
- a CDS encoding ferritin-like fold-containing protein, giving the protein MVNWFSRTGKRAEVPRLRPRSETEPATKVDLAELTPDLLTFLGKAAYLQLTIFENLGRAMAVAPTTEAKEVLSRVAALSLAKHHGLTAEIRRHGEEPGAVMEPFTRSIDDFQRVTQGGDWFEELLACHITAGFLDDFFVHLAAGLPTDYAGRVTTVLRADSGAELLADELRREIEADDKLDSRLAMWGRRLVGDTMLVARATLAPSANSVSDEARIEPVFTELIAAHTRRMDGLGLTA; this is encoded by the coding sequence GTGGTCAATTGGTTTTCGCGCACGGGCAAGCGCGCAGAAGTTCCGCGTCTTCGTCCCCGGTCCGAGACCGAACCGGCCACCAAGGTCGACCTGGCTGAACTCACGCCCGACCTGCTCACCTTCCTCGGCAAGGCCGCGTACCTGCAGCTGACGATCTTCGAAAACCTCGGCCGAGCCATGGCCGTCGCGCCGACGACCGAGGCGAAAGAGGTGCTGAGCCGGGTTGCGGCGCTGTCGCTCGCCAAGCACCACGGCCTCACCGCCGAGATCCGCCGCCACGGCGAAGAGCCGGGCGCCGTGATGGAGCCGTTCACGCGTTCGATCGACGACTTCCAGCGCGTCACCCAGGGCGGCGACTGGTTCGAAGAACTGCTCGCCTGCCACATCACCGCGGGCTTCCTCGACGACTTCTTCGTGCACCTCGCTGCCGGGCTCCCCACCGACTACGCCGGTCGGGTCACGACGGTGCTGCGCGCTGACTCCGGTGCCGAGCTGCTCGCCGACGAGCTGCGCCGCGAGATCGAGGCCGACGACAAGCTCGACTCGCGCCTGGCCATGTGGGGCAGGCGGCTCGTGGGCGACACGATGCTGGTGGCCCGCGCGACGCTCGCGCCGAGCGCCAACAGTGTGAGCGACGAGGCGCGCATCGAGCCGGTGTTCACCGAGCTGATCGCAGCACACACCCGCCGCATGGACGGCCTCGGCCTCACGGCCTAG
- a CDS encoding general stress protein yields the protein MSNQSAFGRRPQAQPSLPQGDVLGTYETYPEAQAVVDRLSKAEFEVKQLAIVGNDLKTVERVTGKLTYGRAAATGAASGAWFGLFFGVLLFLFSTTPQIGFVAAAALIGAGFGMLFGIVSYSMGRRRRDFTSTHQVLASSYQIIIDPQLTAKAQQLLDRPENSSV from the coding sequence GTGAGCAACCAGAGCGCCTTCGGACGCAGACCCCAAGCCCAGCCAAGCCTGCCGCAGGGCGACGTTCTCGGTACCTACGAGACGTACCCGGAGGCCCAGGCCGTCGTCGACCGGCTGTCGAAGGCCGAGTTCGAGGTGAAGCAGCTCGCTATCGTCGGCAACGACCTCAAGACTGTCGAGCGCGTGACCGGCAAGCTCACCTACGGCCGTGCGGCCGCGACGGGTGCGGCGAGCGGCGCCTGGTTCGGGCTCTTCTTCGGTGTGCTGCTCTTCCTGTTCTCGACGACTCCGCAGATCGGCTTCGTCGCCGCGGCCGCGCTCATCGGCGCCGGTTTCGGCATGCTGTTCGGCATCGTCAGCTACTCGATGGGCCGTCGCCGCCGCGACTTCACGTCGACCCACCAGGTGCTCGCGTCGAGCTACCAGATCATCATCGACCCGCAGTTGACGGCGAAAGCCCAGCAGCTTCTCGACCGTCCCGAGAATTCGTCGGTATAG
- a CDS encoding magnesium transporter MgtE N-terminal domain-containing protein — MSATRVFAARLTGCSVFDPNGDKVGRVRDVLVVYRNKQAPRVVGFVVEVPGKKHVFLSIGRVTSIGSGQVITTGLINLRRFEQRGGEIRVMAELLGRKVTLADGSGEATIEDVAIEETGLGEWEIAQLFCRRPKPPGSPFGKGATIFVRWREISEKTTVGEAQSATQLVASYADLLPADLANAMLDLTEQRMFEVAEELSDDRLADVLEEMPESEQVDILNQLDDDRAADVLDQMQPDDAADLIAHLSDERGEALLDLMEPEEAEDVRFLLAYAPDTAGGLMTTEPIIVSADATVAEGLALIRRHELAPALGAAICVTLPPYESPTGRFLGMVHFQRMLRYPPNERLGTLLDQTLEPVRAAASAAEVSRILASYNLVSVPVVDENHRLVGVVTIDDVLDYLLPDDWRSTDSDEEKPEPAPVPVTTSSIPVKGRRTPHGTH; from the coding sequence GTGAGCGCCACACGAGTTTTTGCTGCCCGCCTGACCGGGTGCTCCGTTTTCGACCCCAACGGAGACAAGGTCGGCCGCGTGCGCGACGTGCTCGTCGTCTACCGCAACAAGCAGGCACCGCGGGTCGTCGGCTTCGTCGTCGAGGTGCCGGGCAAGAAGCACGTCTTCCTCTCGATCGGCCGCGTCACCAGCATCGGTTCGGGCCAGGTCATCACGACCGGGCTCATCAACCTGCGCCGGTTCGAACAGCGCGGCGGCGAGATCCGGGTGATGGCCGAACTGCTCGGCCGCAAGGTCACCCTCGCCGACGGTTCGGGCGAGGCCACCATCGAGGACGTCGCGATCGAAGAGACCGGCCTCGGCGAGTGGGAGATCGCGCAGCTCTTCTGCCGTCGCCCCAAGCCGCCAGGGTCGCCGTTCGGCAAGGGCGCCACGATCTTCGTGCGCTGGCGCGAGATCAGCGAGAAGACCACCGTGGGCGAGGCCCAGTCGGCCACCCAGCTCGTGGCGAGCTACGCCGACCTGCTGCCCGCCGACCTCGCGAACGCGATGCTCGACCTCACCGAACAGCGCATGTTCGAAGTGGCCGAAGAACTCAGCGACGACCGTCTCGCCGACGTACTGGAGGAGATGCCCGAGAGCGAACAGGTCGACATCCTCAACCAGCTGGACGACGACCGCGCGGCAGACGTGTTGGACCAGATGCAGCCGGATGACGCGGCCGACCTCATCGCGCACCTCAGCGACGAGCGGGGCGAGGCACTCCTCGACCTGATGGAGCCCGAAGAGGCCGAAGACGTGCGCTTCCTGCTCGCGTACGCCCCGGATACCGCCGGTGGTCTGATGACCACCGAGCCGATCATCGTCTCGGCCGACGCGACCGTGGCCGAGGGCCTCGCGCTCATCCGTCGGCACGAACTCGCCCCCGCGCTCGGCGCCGCCATCTGCGTCACCCTGCCGCCCTATGAGTCGCCCACGGGCCGCTTCCTCGGCATGGTGCACTTCCAGCGGATGCTGCGCTACCCGCCGAACGAGCGGCTGGGCACGCTGCTCGACCAGACCCTCGAGCCCGTGCGCGCCGCGGCGAGCGCGGCCGAGGTCTCCCGCATCCTGGCGAGCTACAACCTCGTCTCGGTGCCCGTGGTCGACGAGAACCACCGACTGGTCGGGGTGGTGACCATTGACGATGTCCTCGACTATCTGTTGCCCGACGACTGGCGAAGTACCGATTCCGACGAAGAGAAACCGGAACCCGCCCCCGTACCCGTAACCACCTCGAGCATCCCTGTGAAGGGAAGGAGGACACCGCATGGCACGCACTAA
- a CDS encoding DUF3107 domain-containing protein, whose protein sequence is MDIRIGIINSPREINFESSQTAQEVETIVATALETDTKFVKLVDSKGKLYLVPVSGIGYIEIGSESTRRVGFVA, encoded by the coding sequence GTGGACATTCGCATCGGAATCATCAACAGCCCCCGTGAGATCAATTTCGAGTCGTCGCAGACGGCCCAGGAGGTCGAGACCATCGTCGCGACCGCCCTCGAGACGGACACCAAGTTCGTCAAGCTCGTCGACAGCAAGGGCAAGCTCTACCTCGTTCCCGTCTCGGGCATCGGCTACATCGAGATCGGCTCCGAGTCGACCCGCCGCGTCGGCTTCGTCGCCTGA
- a CDS encoding TetR/AcrR family transcriptional regulator, producing MVDARILNTAAALKTAVLTLAAATPISRITVSDVTREAGINRATFYAHYASPSALLANALTSELDEVREADTQLRLDGDLAADLVTRKAIADTAAHIDRHLAIYRLALGDATDGTIQHVLSSHLTVSSRQHLSESVDPGDIPGDPDLVAAFVANGLVGAIAVAVVSDHWDKDRVADVLMAMMPDWWD from the coding sequence ATGGTCGACGCCCGGATTCTCAACACCGCAGCGGCCCTGAAGACCGCCGTCCTCACCCTCGCCGCGGCGACGCCGATCTCGCGCATCACGGTGTCGGATGTCACGCGCGAGGCCGGCATCAACCGCGCGACCTTCTACGCGCACTACGCGTCGCCGTCGGCGCTGCTCGCCAACGCGCTGACGAGCGAACTCGACGAGGTGCGAGAAGCCGACACCCAGCTGCGTCTCGACGGCGATCTCGCGGCCGACCTCGTGACCCGCAAGGCGATCGCCGACACCGCGGCGCACATCGACCGCCACCTCGCGATCTACCGCCTGGCGCTCGGTGACGCGACCGACGGCACGATCCAGCACGTGCTGTCGAGCCACCTCACCGTCTCGAGCCGGCAGCACCTGAGCGAGTCGGTCGACCCCGGCGACATCCCTGGCGACCCCGACCTCGTCGCCGCCTTCGTGGCGAACGGCCTGGTCGGCGCGATCGCCGTCGCGGTCGTTTCCGACCACTGGGACAAGGACAGGGTCGCCGACGTGCTCATGGCGATGATGCCCGACTGGTGGGACTAG